The Linepithema humile isolate Giens D197 chromosome 7, Lhum_UNIL_v1.0, whole genome shotgun sequence genome has a window encoding:
- the LOC105670062 gene encoding zinc finger protein 277 isoform X2 — translation MYKSQFIGLDDAPCDTKCLLCDCTFVLPTNETDFLTHLFKIHRLVIGDVWKIASLKNYVHYWNVKFKEAPLTTYCTTLLMDCTPDGQSSKNERYFLLSDCLSEDKTLRDEIHQAKLEWALAQQEIERTDINFKRGCMFCRMEFCGSRAAYIKHLYEKHNLHLGKPENLIFLDELLDKIQNTIESLICIYCEKTFKDRSVLKEHMRKKFHKCVNPNNKMYDKFYIINYLEPGRTWKQRQDNLEKTPDPEGGSSGNEDEETSWSDWNEESITIICLFCNYSNNEFTYILTHMKEAHSFDFEETVKDLTFYQKVKVVNYIKRQIQLQRCISCEIETDNVLEHMKNQQHYKIAAQKVWDQPEYYFPMSENDSFLYNLDATSNSDEENDVQNLTEAVSNL, via the exons ATGTATAAATCTCAATTTATTGGCCTGGATGATGCACCATGCGACACAAAATGCCTGTTGTGCGATTGTACATTTGTTCTTCCAACAAATGAAACAGATTTTCttacacatttatttaagATACATCGTCTCGTTATAGGAGATGTTTGGAAAATAGCTAGtttaaaaaa TTATGTACACTATTggaatgtaaaatttaaagaagcACCACTGACAACTTATTGTACTACATTGTTAATGGATTGCACACCAGATGGTCAATCAAGTAAAAATGAACGTTATTTCTTGCTTTCTGATTGTTTATCAGAAGACAAAACTTTAAGAGATGAAATACATCAGGCtaaactt gAATGGGCATTGGCACAACAAGAGATTGAGCGcacagatataaattttaaacgtgGTTGTATGTTTTGTCGCATGGAATTTTGTGGATCACGTGCTGCGTATATTAAACATCTTTATGAAAAACATAATCTACATCTTGGCAAgccagaaaatttaatatttcttgatGAACTTTTGGACAAAATTCAAAACACTATTGAAag cttAATATGTATTTACTGTGAGAAAACATTTAAGGATCGTTCAGTGTTAAAGGAGCATATGCGAAAGAAATTTCACAAATGTGTAAATCCTAATAACaaaatgtatgataaattttatataattaattatctagaGCCAGGAAGGACTTGGAAACAAAGACAG GATAATTTAGAGAAAACTCCAGATCCAGAAGGTGGCAGTAGTGGAAATGAAGATGAAGAAACTTCCTGGTCTGATTGGAATGAAGAatctattacaataatatgtttattttgtaattatagcAACAATGAATTTACCTATATCTTGACCCACATGAAAGAAGCACATAGCTTCGACTTTGAGGAAACAGTCAAAGATTTGACCTTTTATCAGAAG GTAAAAGTcgtcaattatataaaaaggcAAATTCAATTACAACGATGTATTTCCTGTGAAATAGAAACAGATAATGTTTTAGAGCATATGAAAAATCAGCagcattataaaattgctgCACAAAAAGTTTGGGACCAACCAGA atattatttTCCTATGTCAGAAAatgattcatttttatataatcttgaTGCAACTAGTAATAGCGATGAAGAAAATGATGTTCAAAATCTTACTGAAGCAGT atCTAATTTATGA
- the mei-9 gene encoding DNA repair endonuclease XPF, giving the protein MLEYENQIFLEILQEDGLVITAKGLGIEAVFANVIKAYSDPGNLVIVLGTTDYDESYFIDLLKNYGTNILPRVVNAECPSNEREIMYLEGGVLFISGRILVVDLLKNRVPLHLVTGILVYRAHNILNLYQEAFALRLYRQSNKTGFIKAFTNSSLAFTVGYSRVERVMKALFVKKLYLWPRFHTTVNNCLSKHEPDVIELHVKITPKMQNIQTALLDVMNYIVKELKRLNKYLDLDELTVENAIAKKFHKQLHSQLDPIWHQLSTTTKQLFSDLKTLRSLIISLTYEDSVSFYAMLNRLRTMEYAVKSSGWIMLDEVENLFKYAKSRVYSEKNELKPEPNPKWLALSEVLFEIQEQKRKKKDNENIDKVLILGHDNNICHQIKNYLTMGANEYLLYEALKKLSHNKEQKTSSNSEKDTKDQESTSENNAEEETRGDHDTYVLTLSQKCVEETTPSTSTTDVKQQTLFEECSQLADLDLTSCATSAPLVFIQAIKKGGDPMALQRTLTEHTPNNVILYVADISTVRQLEIYQNNNPSLDLKVYFLIYGGSVEEQEYLTSLRREKEAFHSLINTKTTMVVPEDQDGKSEDCLTFAVQSDNAEQENTRKGGMQSETKVIQKVIVDMREFRSELPAILYTRGIKIEPVTLVVGDYILTPEICVERKSISDLIGSLLSGRLYNQAVSMTRHYAKPMLLIEFDQNKPFCFQGNYYVSRDLKNTEITSKLQLLTLHFPKLKLIWSPSPQATAQLFEELKQGRNQPDSNVAAKIGADENTEDKQIMVEKYNSHIQDFMAKLPGVHSKNLRILLNKGKSLDHLITLSQEELKEIIGNANDAEMLYKALHEKCLLTYEKSLTNKGVSKVRGKKLFSKVKK; this is encoded by the exons atgttGGAATACGAAAATCAAATCTTTCTTGAAATCCTCCAAGAGGATGGATTAGTTATTACAGCTAA gggCCTTGGTATAGAAGCTGTTTTTGCAAATGTGATAAAAGCTTATTCAGATCCAGGCAATTTAGTTATAGTTCTAGGAACCACTGATTACGATGAGAGTTACTTTATTGATCTgcttaaaaattatgggaCAAATATATTGCCACGTGTAGTCAATGCTGAATGTCCTTCTAATGAaag gGAAATAATGTACTTGGAGGGTGGAGTGCTGTTTATATCAGGTCGTATCTTGGTGGTAGATCTGTTAAAAAATAGAGTCCCACTGCACTTAGTCACTGGTATTCTTGTATATAGAGCCCACAATATTCTGAATTTGTATCAAGAAGCATTTGCATTGCGTTTGTACAGGCAAAGTAACAAGACTGGATTTATCAAAGCGTTTACAAATTCGTCATTGGCTTTCACAGTTGGATATTCACGAGTAGAACGAGTTATGAAGGCCttgtttgtgaaaaaattatacttatggCCACGCTTTCATACAACTGTTAATAACTGTCTATCTAAGCACGAGCCTGATGTTATAGAATTACACGTAAAAATCACACCAAAGATGCAAAACATTCAAACAGCATTGCTTGATGTTATGAATTATATCgtgaaagaattgaaaaggctcaataaatatttagatttagaTGAGTTAACTGTGGAGAATGCAATAgcaaaaaagtttcataagCAATTACATTCGCAGCTAGATCCAATCTGGCATCAACTCAGTACAACGACCAAACAACTATTTTCTGATCTAAAAACATTACGATCCCTTATTATATCTTTGACGTATGAAGATTCCGTTTCATTTTATGCCATGCTAAATCGTTTACGGACTATGGAATATGCTGTGAAGTCCAGTGGTTGGATAATGTTAGATGAAGtcgagaatttatttaaatatgctaAAAGCAGAGTTTATTCAGAAAAGAATGAACTAAAACCAGAACCAAATCCAAAGTGGCTAGCTTTGTCAGAAGTTCTGTTTGAGATTCAAGAACAGAAGCGTAAGAAGAAAgacaatgaaaatattgataaagttCTTATTTTAGGACATGATAACAATATATGTCATCAAATAAAGAACTATTTAACTATGGGTGCCAATGAATACTTACTTTATGAGGCTTTAAAGAAACTATCGCataataaagaacaaaaaacaAGTAGCAATAGTGAGAAAGACACAAAAGATCAGGAATCGACATCTGAAAATAATGCAGAGGAAGAAACTCGAGGAGATCATGACACTTATGTGCTCACCTTGTCACAGAAATGCGTGGAAGAAACTACGCCAAGTACTTCTACAACAGATGTAAAACAACAAACTTTGTTTGAAGAATGTTCGCaa ttGGCAGATTTAGATTTAACCAGTTGCGCAACATCCGCGCCTTTGGTTTTCATACAAGCCATAAAAAAGGGAGGAGATCCAATGGCTTTACAACGAACGTTAACTGAGCATACGCCaaacaatgttattttatatgtagccGATATCAGTACCGTAAGGCAATTAGAGATATATCAGAATAATAATCCTTCATTAGATCTGaaggtatattttttaatttatggcGGATCTGTTGAAGAGCAAGAATATCTTACTTCATTACGACGGGAAAAGGAAGCGTttcattctttaattaatacgaAAACT ACGATGGTTGTACCAGAAGATCAAGATGGAAAATCGGAGGATTGTCTGACTTTTGCTGTACAATCAGATAACGCAGAACAGGAAAATACGCGTAAAGGTGGAATGCAATCTGAAACCAAAGTAATTCAGAAAGTTATTGTCGATATGAGAGAATTTAGAAGTGAATTACCTGCCATTTTATACACTCGTGGTATAAAAATTGAACCGGTGACGTTAGTG GTAGGTGATTACATCCTTACACCAGAGATATGCGTTGAGAGAAAAAGTATATCTGATTTAATTGGTTCTTTACTTTCTGGAAGATTATACAATCAAGCAGTTTCTATGACAAGACATTATGCCAAACCCATGCTTCTCATAGAGTTTGATCAGAATAAACCATTTTGTTTTCAG gGAAATTATTATGTTAGTAGAGATCttaaaaatactgaaataaCTTCAAAGTTACAATTACTAACGCTCCATTTTCCTAAACTAAAACTTATATGGTCTCCTAGTCCACAAGCAACAGCACAGTTGTTTGAAGAATTGaag cAAGGACGAAATCAGCCTGATTCAAATGTAGCTGCTAAAATTGGAGCAGATGAAAACACGGAAGACAAACAAATAATGGTAGAAAAGTATAATTCTCACATACAAGATTTTATGGCTAAATTACCTGGTGTGCATTCGAAAAACTTGCGTATTCTATTGAATAAAGGAAAATCGTTAGATCATCTTATTACACTTTCACAA gaagaattaaaagaaataattgggAATGCAAATGATGCTGAAATGTTGTATAAAGCTCTACATGAGAAATGTTTATTAACATATGAAAAATCGTTAACTAACAAAGGTGTTTCCAAAGTACGCGGCAAGAAACTTTTTtccaaagtaaaaaaatga
- the LOC105670062 gene encoding zinc finger protein 277 isoform X1, translating to MEGVLHHVLHIMYKSQFIGLDDAPCDTKCLLCDCTFVLPTNETDFLTHLFKIHRLVIGDVWKIASLKNYVHYWNVKFKEAPLTTYCTTLLMDCTPDGQSSKNERYFLLSDCLSEDKTLRDEIHQAKLEWALAQQEIERTDINFKRGCMFCRMEFCGSRAAYIKHLYEKHNLHLGKPENLIFLDELLDKIQNTIESLICIYCEKTFKDRSVLKEHMRKKFHKCVNPNNKMYDKFYIINYLEPGRTWKQRQDNLEKTPDPEGGSSGNEDEETSWSDWNEESITIICLFCNYSNNEFTYILTHMKEAHSFDFEETVKDLTFYQKVKVVNYIKRQIQLQRCISCEIETDNVLEHMKNQQHYKIAAQKVWDQPEYYFPMSENDSFLYNLDATSNSDEENDVQNLTEAVSNL from the exons ATTGCACATAATGTATAAATCTCAATTTATTGGCCTGGATGATGCACCATGCGACACAAAATGCCTGTTGTGCGATTGTACATTTGTTCTTCCAACAAATGAAACAGATTTTCttacacatttatttaagATACATCGTCTCGTTATAGGAGATGTTTGGAAAATAGCTAGtttaaaaaa TTATGTACACTATTggaatgtaaaatttaaagaagcACCACTGACAACTTATTGTACTACATTGTTAATGGATTGCACACCAGATGGTCAATCAAGTAAAAATGAACGTTATTTCTTGCTTTCTGATTGTTTATCAGAAGACAAAACTTTAAGAGATGAAATACATCAGGCtaaactt gAATGGGCATTGGCACAACAAGAGATTGAGCGcacagatataaattttaaacgtgGTTGTATGTTTTGTCGCATGGAATTTTGTGGATCACGTGCTGCGTATATTAAACATCTTTATGAAAAACATAATCTACATCTTGGCAAgccagaaaatttaatatttcttgatGAACTTTTGGACAAAATTCAAAACACTATTGAAag cttAATATGTATTTACTGTGAGAAAACATTTAAGGATCGTTCAGTGTTAAAGGAGCATATGCGAAAGAAATTTCACAAATGTGTAAATCCTAATAACaaaatgtatgataaattttatataattaattatctagaGCCAGGAAGGACTTGGAAACAAAGACAG GATAATTTAGAGAAAACTCCAGATCCAGAAGGTGGCAGTAGTGGAAATGAAGATGAAGAAACTTCCTGGTCTGATTGGAATGAAGAatctattacaataatatgtttattttgtaattatagcAACAATGAATTTACCTATATCTTGACCCACATGAAAGAAGCACATAGCTTCGACTTTGAGGAAACAGTCAAAGATTTGACCTTTTATCAGAAG GTAAAAGTcgtcaattatataaaaaggcAAATTCAATTACAACGATGTATTTCCTGTGAAATAGAAACAGATAATGTTTTAGAGCATATGAAAAATCAGCagcattataaaattgctgCACAAAAAGTTTGGGACCAACCAGA atattatttTCCTATGTCAGAAAatgattcatttttatataatcttgaTGCAACTAGTAATAGCGATGAAGAAAATGATGTTCAAAATCTTACTGAAGCAGT atCTAATTTATGA